One segment of Onychomys torridus chromosome 3, mOncTor1.1, whole genome shotgun sequence DNA contains the following:
- the Cd9 gene encoding CD9 antigen: protein MPVKGGSKCIKYLLFGFNFIFWLAGIAVLAIGLWLRFDSQTKSIFEQESNHSSFYTGVYILIGAGALMMLVGFLGCCGAVQESQCMLGLFFGFLLVIFAIEIAAAVWGYTHKDEVIKEVQEFYKDTYQKLKNKDEPQRETLKAIHMALNCCGVLGGVEQFISDTCPKKQLFESIQVKSCPEAINDVFNSKFHIIGAVGIGIAVVMIFGMIFSMILCCAIRRSREMV from the exons CTTGCTGGAATTGCAGTGCTTGCCATTGGACTATGGCTCCGATTCGACTCTCAGACCAAGAGCATCTTTGAGCAAGAATCTAATCATTCCAGTTTCTACACAG GAGTGTACATTCTGATTGGAGCTGGGGCCCTCATGATGCTGGTGGGTTTCCTGGGCTGCTGTGGAGCTGTGCAAGAGTCCCAGTGCATGCTGGGATTG TTCTTCGGATTCCTCTTGGTGATATTCGCCATTGAGATAGCTGCAGCCGTCTGGGGCTACACCCACAAGGATGAG GTGATTAAGGAAGTCCAGGAATTTTACAAGGACACCTACCAAAAGCTGAAGAACAAGGATGAGCCCCAGCGGGAAACACTCAAAGCCATCCACATGGCG TTGAACTGCTGTGGCGTACTGGGCGGCGTGGAACAGTTTATCTCGGACACTTGCCCCAAAAAGCAACTTTTTGAATCCATCCAGGTTAAG TCCTGCCCAGAAGCCATCAATGACGTCTTCAACAGCAAGTTCCACATCATTGGAGCCGTGGGCATCGGCATTGCCGTGGTGATG ATCTTCGGCATGATTTTCAGCATGATCCTGTGCTGTGCCATCCGCAGGAGCCGAGAAATGGTCTAG